A genomic segment from Propioniciclava sp. MC1595 encodes:
- the mobF gene encoding MobF family relaxase: MSLHKLTAGDGYEYLTRQVAAMDSTEKGHTGLASYYTQKGETPGVWVGSGMAGIEGLDAGDRVTAEQMRFLFGSGHHPLARQRGEALPPDATVVQARDAIRLGQPFKVYAHDMPEFRIEVAKRFAAYNAQVGAPQDAPVPAQVRAAIRTQVGRETYRATFGRDPVDARELAGLIATASRPQTTAVAGYDLTFSPVKSVSTLWALADPSIAATIERAHLAAIGDALRFIETHALYTRTGHNGVRQVDVTGLVAARFTHRDSRAGDPDLHTHVPVANKVQTLDGRWLSIDGRLLFKAIVAASEVYNTALERRLSEALPVRFAERPSTDPGKRPVRELVGVDPALNARWSQRRASIEHRQSELTAAFQREHHRPPTMVEARALAQQANLETRQAKHEPRTLAEQRATWRTEAEAVLGADGVRSMLTAALTARTLRRPTFVTRSWMRTQSVQIVATMEGSRSTWQDWHVRAEALRVVRAANVPRRRVDDVVARLTHAALTRHSVALKAPADGIAEPAALRRTDGDSVYSVARSTWHTSRRIVAAEHRLVDAAGRRGGHRVPTPAVEVALIEAVANRTPLNPGQVALVREMATSGARLQLAIAPAGSGKTTAMRALSTAWRNGGGTVVGLAPSAAAAAQLGAQIDTHADTMALLTHALNHRRPLPAWAERIGPTSLVIIDEAGMADTLSLDQVVEFVLDRGGSVRLIGDDQQLAAIGAGGVLRDIQATHGAVQLNELVRFADPAEGAASLALRAGDPEALGFYLDNHRVHVGDLGTSADQVFDSWLTARQTGADALMVAPTRALVAELNARAQADLRGGVRPTRLVALADGSDAAVGDVIITRLNDRRLRTSGTDWVRNGDRWTITGIATNGDLRAIHQTNRQTVILPAAYVTESVELGYACTIHGAQGVTADVLHGIATGAETRQQLYTMLTRGRYANHVHLEVVGDGDAHSLIRPEAIIPPTATDLLERILARDEDNTSATTTARTLADPAHRLADAVARYSDALGYAAEQTAGADLSRRLEQAAGELVDGLTDAPAWPTLRAHLLLIAASGTDPVLALTEAVQARELGSAADPAAVIDWRLEPVTGRDTQPAPLPWLPGLPTSLGLHRDWGGYLQRRHALVVELADQVRDQALAATQLPAWAPAGSFRPDAATVADLTVWRAAHRTPATDTRPTGERQFSAVEARWQARLDRRIIDHLAPAVAEWTPLLHQLAPAADRDPYLPVLAHRLAQISGVGLDAHRLLIAATNEGQLPDDHAASALWWRICRHLTPAVATQLADQHSVVTTSWLADLEQNVGRERASALQASPWWPALVVSIEQALARGWQLTDLISTPESAVDIDDCQALVWRTSVLLDPLPDSDDLPPDPADAAPDEHWTPRADLDHAAGATMEDNHIDEVEPNLAFTFEAIERRVMTPPEISAADLNAQLDRADAWRASPHTPERLAAVNELALEFYQDRYRGSWAQPYLAGRFGADLTDDPDVRPGYAPAGWTSLVSHLHRHGVTDEELLAAGLAVTASTGRLIDRFRDRAVFPIVHDQQVVGFVGRRHPDATDLDHAGPKYLNTAETLLFHKRAQLFVAGARHLDAGGIPVVVEGPADAIAVTRASEGRYVGVAPLGTNLTSEQATQLRGYGVDPIIATDADVAGQVAAQRDYWILTPQLLQPRYAALPDGSDPADLVATGSAPHLVDALDQARPLAGVLIDERLANLPPIEAALAAAPVIAAQSVDAWEPAVHTVAEKINVDADVIRSSVQAFIRAWNNDPVRLADQQVSLTAQVRDRLTAAGNARRWETFASRLDPRLVADPHWRTLASTLHDAHSRRVDVPDAITVALEEGPLNADAPADDLASRLARITHPEPFSEPAAPMAIDAPNPHIPERQYLDRGPMAP; encoded by the coding sequence ATGAGTCTGCACAAGCTGACCGCCGGGGACGGGTACGAGTACCTGACCCGGCAGGTAGCTGCGATGGACTCCACCGAGAAGGGCCACACCGGGCTGGCGTCCTACTACACGCAGAAGGGCGAAACGCCCGGCGTGTGGGTCGGCTCCGGGATGGCCGGCATCGAGGGCCTGGACGCCGGCGACCGGGTCACCGCCGAGCAGATGCGGTTCCTGTTCGGCTCGGGCCACCACCCCCTCGCGCGCCAGCGCGGCGAAGCCCTGCCGCCGGACGCCACCGTCGTCCAGGCGCGCGACGCGATCCGTCTGGGTCAGCCGTTCAAGGTCTACGCCCACGACATGCCCGAGTTCCGGATCGAGGTCGCCAAGCGCTTTGCCGCCTACAACGCCCAGGTCGGCGCCCCGCAGGACGCGCCGGTCCCCGCGCAGGTTCGCGCCGCGATCCGCACCCAGGTCGGCCGCGAGACGTATCGCGCCACCTTCGGACGCGACCCCGTCGACGCCCGCGAGCTCGCCGGGCTGATCGCCACGGCGTCCCGGCCCCAGACCACCGCCGTCGCCGGCTACGACCTCACCTTCTCCCCGGTCAAGAGCGTCTCAACCCTCTGGGCGCTCGCCGACCCGAGCATCGCGGCCACCATCGAACGTGCCCACCTCGCCGCGATCGGTGACGCGCTGCGGTTCATCGAGACCCACGCGCTCTACACCCGAACCGGCCACAACGGCGTCCGGCAGGTCGACGTGACCGGACTCGTCGCCGCCCGGTTCACCCACCGCGACAGCCGCGCCGGCGACCCCGACCTGCACACCCACGTCCCCGTCGCGAACAAGGTACAGACCCTCGACGGACGCTGGCTCTCCATCGACGGACGCCTGCTGTTCAAGGCCATCGTCGCCGCCTCCGAGGTCTACAACACCGCCCTGGAACGCCGCCTCTCCGAAGCCCTCCCCGTCCGGTTCGCCGAACGCCCGTCCACCGACCCCGGCAAGCGTCCCGTCCGCGAGCTCGTGGGCGTCGACCCCGCGCTGAACGCCCGCTGGTCGCAGCGCCGGGCGTCCATCGAGCACCGCCAGAGCGAACTGACGGCCGCGTTCCAACGAGAGCACCACCGGCCCCCGACCATGGTCGAAGCCCGCGCGCTGGCGCAACAGGCCAACCTCGAGACCCGGCAGGCCAAGCACGAACCCCGCACGCTGGCCGAACAACGCGCCACCTGGCGCACCGAAGCCGAAGCCGTCCTCGGCGCCGACGGCGTCCGCTCGATGCTCACCGCAGCCCTGACCGCCCGGACGCTGCGGCGTCCGACGTTCGTCACGCGAAGCTGGATGCGGACGCAGTCAGTGCAGATCGTCGCCACCATGGAAGGCTCACGCTCCACCTGGCAGGACTGGCACGTCCGCGCCGAAGCACTACGCGTGGTCCGGGCCGCGAACGTGCCCCGCAGGCGTGTCGACGACGTCGTCGCGCGCCTCACGCACGCCGCGCTCACCCGCCATTCCGTCGCCCTGAAAGCCCCCGCCGACGGCATCGCTGAACCCGCCGCGCTGCGCCGGACCGACGGCGACAGCGTCTACTCGGTCGCCCGCTCCACCTGGCACACCTCCCGCCGGATCGTCGCTGCCGAACACCGCCTCGTCGACGCAGCCGGACGCCGCGGCGGCCACCGGGTGCCCACCCCGGCCGTCGAGGTCGCCCTCATCGAGGCGGTCGCGAACCGCACCCCGCTCAACCCCGGCCAGGTCGCCCTAGTCCGCGAGATGGCCACCAGCGGCGCCCGCCTCCAGCTCGCCATCGCCCCCGCCGGCTCCGGCAAGACCACCGCCATGCGCGCCCTCTCGACCGCCTGGCGCAACGGCGGCGGCACCGTCGTCGGCCTCGCACCGTCAGCCGCAGCAGCCGCGCAACTGGGAGCCCAGATCGACACCCACGCCGACACGATGGCCCTGCTCACCCACGCCCTCAACCACCGGCGACCGCTCCCCGCGTGGGCCGAACGCATCGGGCCGACGAGTCTGGTCATCATCGACGAGGCCGGCATGGCCGACACCCTCTCGCTGGACCAGGTCGTCGAGTTCGTCCTCGACCGCGGCGGATCCGTGCGCCTCATCGGCGACGACCAGCAACTCGCCGCGATCGGCGCCGGCGGCGTCCTCCGCGACATCCAGGCCACCCACGGCGCCGTCCAGCTCAACGAACTCGTCCGCTTCGCCGACCCCGCCGAAGGCGCCGCCAGCCTCGCGCTGCGCGCCGGCGACCCAGAAGCTCTGGGCTTCTACCTCGACAACCACCGAGTCCACGTCGGCGACCTCGGCACCTCCGCCGACCAGGTCTTCGACTCCTGGCTCACCGCCCGCCAGACCGGCGCCGACGCCCTCATGGTCGCCCCCACCCGCGCCCTGGTGGCCGAACTCAACGCCCGCGCCCAGGCCGACCTCCGCGGCGGCGTCCGTCCCACCCGACTCGTCGCTCTCGCCGACGGCAGCGACGCGGCGGTGGGCGACGTGATCATCACCCGCTTGAACGACAGACGGCTCCGCACCTCGGGCACCGACTGGGTCCGCAACGGCGACCGCTGGACCATCACCGGCATCGCCACCAACGGGGACCTCCGCGCGATCCACCAGACCAACCGGCAGACCGTGATCCTCCCCGCCGCCTACGTGACCGAGTCCGTCGAACTCGGCTACGCCTGCACGATCCACGGCGCCCAGGGCGTCACCGCCGACGTCCTGCACGGCATCGCCACCGGCGCCGAAACCCGCCAACAGCTGTACACGATGCTCACCCGCGGCCGGTACGCCAACCACGTCCACCTCGAAGTCGTCGGCGACGGCGACGCCCACTCCCTCATCCGGCCCGAGGCGATCATCCCGCCCACCGCCACCGACCTCCTCGAACGCATCCTCGCCCGCGACGAGGACAACACCTCCGCCACCACGACCGCCCGCACCCTCGCCGACCCGGCCCACCGACTCGCGGACGCCGTCGCCCGCTACAGCGACGCCCTCGGCTACGCCGCCGAACAGACCGCAGGCGCCGACCTCAGTCGCCGCCTCGAACAGGCCGCCGGCGAGCTCGTCGACGGACTCACCGACGCTCCCGCGTGGCCCACGCTCCGCGCCCACCTGCTCTTGATCGCCGCGTCCGGAACCGACCCCGTCCTGGCACTCACCGAGGCCGTGCAGGCTCGCGAACTGGGCAGCGCCGCCGACCCGGCAGCCGTCATCGACTGGCGCCTCGAACCCGTCACCGGACGCGACACCCAGCCCGCACCCCTGCCCTGGCTCCCCGGCCTGCCGACCAGTCTCGGCCTCCACCGCGACTGGGGCGGGTACCTGCAGCGGCGCCACGCACTCGTCGTCGAACTCGCCGATCAGGTGCGCGACCAGGCGCTGGCGGCCACTCAGCTCCCGGCGTGGGCGCCGGCGGGCAGCTTCCGTCCGGACGCCGCCACCGTCGCCGACCTCACCGTGTGGCGCGCCGCGCACCGCACGCCTGCCACCGACACCCGACCCACCGGCGAACGGCAGTTCTCGGCCGTCGAGGCCCGCTGGCAGGCCCGCCTCGATCGGCGCATCATCGACCACCTCGCCCCCGCCGTCGCCGAATGGACGCCGCTGCTCCACCAGTTGGCGCCTGCTGCCGACCGGGACCCCTACCTCCCCGTGTTGGCGCATCGGCTTGCGCAGATCTCCGGCGTGGGCCTGGACGCCCACCGGCTCCTCATCGCGGCCACCAACGAGGGCCAGCTCCCCGACGACCACGCGGCATCAGCCCTGTGGTGGCGGATCTGCCGGCACCTCACCCCCGCCGTCGCCACCCAGCTCGCCGACCAGCACAGCGTCGTCACCACCAGTTGGCTGGCTGATCTCGAGCAGAACGTCGGCCGCGAACGGGCATCCGCCTTGCAGGCCTCGCCGTGGTGGCCGGCGCTGGTCGTCTCGATCGAGCAGGCACTCGCCCGCGGCTGGCAGCTCACCGACCTGATCAGCACGCCCGAAAGTGCGGTTGATATCGACGACTGCCAGGCCCTCGTGTGGCGGACCAGCGTCCTGCTCGACCCCCTCCCCGACAGCGACGACCTGCCCCCCGACCCCGCCGATGCCGCCCCGGACGAGCACTGGACGCCGCGCGCCGATCTGGATCACGCAGCGGGCGCGACAATGGAGGACAACCACATCGACGAGGTCGAGCCGAACCTGGCCTTCACGTTCGAGGCCATCGAACGCCGGGTGATGACACCGCCGGAGATCTCCGCCGCGGACCTCAACGCCCAACTCGACCGCGCCGACGCCTGGCGCGCCAGCCCCCACACCCCCGAACGCCTCGCGGCCGTCAACGAGCTCGCGCTGGAGTTCTACCAGGACCGCTACCGCGGCTCGTGGGCCCAGCCCTACCTGGCCGGACGCTTCGGCGCCGACCTTACTGACGACCCGGACGTCCGTCCCGGCTATGCCCCCGCCGGCTGGACCAGCCTCGTGAGCCACCTCCACCGTCACGGCGTCACCGACGAGGAGTTGCTCGCCGCCGGGCTCGCGGTCACCGCCTCGACCGGCCGCCTCATCGACCGGTTCCGCGACCGGGCCGTGTTCCCCATCGTCCACGACCAGCAGGTCGTCGGGTTCGTCGGACGCCGCCACCCCGACGCGACCGACCTCGACCACGCCGGACCGAAGTACCTCAACACCGCCGAGACCCTGCTGTTCCACAAGAGGGCCCAGCTGTTCGTCGCCGGAGCGCGACACCTGGACGCCGGAGGCATCCCGGTCGTCGTCGAGGGACCCGCCGACGCCATCGCCGTCACCCGCGCCAGCGAGGGCCGCTACGTCGGCGTCGCGCCGCTCGGCACCAACCTCACCAGCGAACAAGCCACCCAACTCCGGGGCTACGGCGTCGACCCGATCATCGCCACGGACGCCGACGTCGCCGGCCAGGTCGCCGCACAGCGCGACTACTGGATCCTCACCCCGCAACTCCTCCAGCCGCGCTATGCGGCCCTACCTGACGGCTCCGATCCCGCCGACCTCGTGGCCACCGGCAGCGCCCCGCACCTGGTCGACGCCCTCGACCAGGCTCGACCACTAGCCGGCGTCCTCATCGACGAGCGCCTTGCCAACCTGCCCCCCATCGAAGCAGCCCTCGCCGCAGCGCCCGTCATCGCCGCCCAATCGGTCGACGCGTGGGAACCCGCCGTTCACACCGTGGCGGAGAAGATCAACGTCGACGCCGACGTCATCCGCTCTAGCGTCCAGGCGTTCATCCGGGCCTGGAACAACGACCCAGTGCGCCTCGCCGACCAGCAAGTCAGCCTCACCGCGCAAGTCCGTGACCGGCTCACCGCAGCCGGGAACGCACGCCGCTGGGAGACCTTCGCCAGCCGACTCGACCCCCGCCTGGTGGCGGACCCCCACTGGCGCACGCTCGCCTCCACGCTGCACGACGCGCATTCCCGCCGAGTGGACGTGCCCGACGCAATCACCGTCGCCCTCGAGGAAGGCCCCCTCAACGCGGACGCACCCGCCGACGACCTCGCCAGCCGGCTGGCGCGAATCACTCACCCCGAACCGTTCTCGGAGCCGGCTGCCCCAATGGCCATAGATGCGCCGAACCCCCATATCCCCGAGCGGCAGTACCTCGACCGGGGGCCGATGGCGCCGTGA
- a CDS encoding DUF4062 domain-containing protein codes for MPQAVNSVLVVIASPGDTAEERAGVRNALVDFSVTSGRRLGVVALPWLWERQAVPEMGARAQALLNSQAVDKADVVVAFFDSRLGSSTGVDVSGTAEEIHRAVELGKPVHVYFSDEALPRDADLDQLVALRNFRAELESEGLLGTYSDALDLAGQVVRAVEHDIESRGWTSGIPNASPSGAQLRWWHDHRKEQKGLDKHGKMQYRTKSNRLVVTNDGDVDAVDLVFTTTWSADGPPPHVEPHLEAVTVFARSEVQWLCIPLASGTLRIDAAWMENNRPREQTWTVAIHS; via the coding sequence GTGCCCCAAGCAGTCAACTCGGTCCTCGTTGTCATCGCTTCGCCTGGAGACACTGCGGAGGAACGCGCAGGCGTCCGGAACGCCCTGGTCGACTTCAGCGTCACCTCGGGTCGTCGGCTCGGCGTCGTGGCCTTACCTTGGTTGTGGGAGCGCCAAGCGGTCCCTGAGATGGGAGCGAGGGCGCAGGCGCTACTGAATAGCCAGGCTGTGGACAAGGCGGATGTTGTTGTTGCCTTCTTCGACTCGCGCCTGGGGAGCAGTACTGGGGTCGATGTGTCCGGCACTGCTGAAGAGATTCATCGCGCCGTTGAGCTCGGCAAGCCAGTACACGTGTATTTCTCTGACGAGGCCTTACCCCGCGATGCCGATCTCGATCAGTTGGTGGCGTTGAGGAACTTCCGGGCCGAACTGGAGTCGGAGGGCCTGCTGGGCACTTACTCAGATGCTCTCGATCTTGCCGGACAGGTGGTGCGCGCTGTCGAACATGACATCGAATCACGGGGATGGACGAGTGGGATCCCCAATGCCTCTCCCAGTGGCGCTCAACTTCGCTGGTGGCACGATCATAGGAAGGAACAGAAGGGTCTGGACAAGCACGGAAAGATGCAGTACCGAACGAAGTCGAACCGACTGGTTGTGACGAACGACGGTGACGTAGACGCGGTGGACCTGGTCTTCACCACCACCTGGAGTGCTGACGGCCCGCCTCCACACGTCGAGCCCCACTTGGAGGCCGTGACGGTCTTCGCCCGGTCGGAAGTGCAGTGGCTCTGCATCCCTTTGGCTAGCGGCACACTAAGGATTGATGCCGCTTGGATGGAGAATAACCGACCTCGCGAGCAAACATGGACAGTCGCAATTCACAGCTGA
- a CDS encoding sigma-70 family RNA polymerase sigma factor, with amino-acid sequence MWQAVRRELARLEWDVEPTLTLDLMADWTQTVSSLVAIRRALGPISTADPLALLATATTGAARTAEVKPILAPSLAAVSAALADIGQDMAARPDFDRQRDAATLNHVAYELVHWVRLRTPDEKAKAWLLAGETALDGAIHAPTSRSAVGVGLAAWQNALAAVQPVQNAPIVRRSVALGHLAILRDTHALVDEAARSGALPGPYADALLGNIRELARAHQTTLSQMDGRRLGSTRVDQAVMLQVGTAVRQLTGRPESTEPLHVRLDVLLRSGLGQAVLVANLTGEPSAHPAAARISRLALEYLTNHRMLRDIDLSDAPTPPAQVEPKAAAPLEPRASAGIAPMEPTIPPGTVLDGPSILALCHARDLGAAAATGDPLNPPELLQGVDSSRWPQLVAEGRQAVTDMVGSVIPMVYAQTRRTPNAADTRGQMFVELMGAAYRFDPQRTSPEGWASYAWMTIKHARLRGVDDAGVVRKRTTVPRPPTVTLDGRDPASRAPDPAEVVEDRHAIAAITRAVEQLPPSLREPLMESLQGHPMRVIAEDLGYSESTAHRRIKEARDRLRDELAAQNHDSQWVSFESGTDPVLRRAQRLFEQTFPTSLGVDPGRGPAR; translated from the coding sequence ATGTGGCAGGCCGTCCGGCGGGAACTCGCCCGCCTCGAGTGGGACGTCGAGCCGACACTCACGCTGGATCTGATGGCGGACTGGACCCAGACCGTGTCCAGCTTGGTGGCGATCCGCCGCGCGCTCGGCCCGATCTCCACAGCCGACCCCCTCGCGCTGCTGGCCACCGCAACGACCGGCGCAGCGCGAACTGCTGAGGTGAAACCGATCCTGGCGCCGTCGCTGGCCGCTGTGAGCGCGGCGCTCGCCGACATCGGCCAGGACATGGCGGCGCGCCCCGACTTCGACCGGCAGCGCGACGCGGCGACGCTCAACCACGTCGCTTACGAACTCGTGCACTGGGTGCGCCTCCGGACGCCGGACGAGAAGGCGAAGGCATGGCTGCTGGCCGGCGAGACCGCACTCGACGGCGCGATCCACGCCCCGACCAGCCGATCGGCCGTCGGCGTCGGACTGGCGGCGTGGCAGAACGCGCTCGCAGCCGTGCAGCCCGTCCAGAACGCCCCGATCGTGCGCCGCAGCGTGGCGCTCGGACACCTCGCGATCCTGCGCGACACCCACGCTCTGGTGGACGAAGCCGCGAGGTCCGGGGCGCTGCCCGGGCCGTACGCCGACGCTCTCCTCGGCAACATCCGCGAGCTCGCCCGAGCCCATCAGACGACGCTGAGTCAGATGGACGGCCGGCGCCTCGGCTCCACCCGCGTCGACCAAGCAGTCATGCTCCAGGTCGGCACCGCCGTGCGGCAACTGACCGGACGCCCCGAGTCCACCGAGCCACTCCACGTCCGTCTCGATGTGCTGCTGCGGTCGGGTCTCGGCCAGGCGGTTCTGGTCGCCAACCTCACCGGCGAGCCGTCCGCCCATCCTGCTGCTGCGCGGATCAGCCGACTCGCTTTGGAGTACCTGACCAACCACCGGATGCTCCGCGACATCGACCTGTCGGACGCCCCGACGCCGCCCGCACAGGTGGAGCCCAAGGCCGCAGCTCCGCTGGAACCCCGAGCCTCGGCAGGGATCGCACCCATGGAACCGACGATCCCCCCGGGGACCGTCCTGGACGGCCCTTCCATCCTGGCGCTCTGTCACGCCCGCGACCTCGGTGCCGCCGCAGCGACCGGCGATCCGTTGAACCCGCCCGAGCTCCTCCAGGGGGTTGACTCATCGCGTTGGCCGCAGTTGGTCGCCGAGGGGCGGCAGGCCGTGACCGACATGGTCGGCTCGGTCATCCCGATGGTGTACGCCCAGACCAGACGAACACCGAACGCTGCGGACACCCGCGGTCAGATGTTCGTTGAACTCATGGGCGCGGCCTACCGATTCGACCCCCAACGAACCAGCCCAGAGGGTTGGGCCAGCTACGCCTGGATGACGATCAAACACGCCCGCCTGCGCGGAGTCGACGACGCCGGCGTGGTCCGCAAGCGCACTACTGTCCCAAGACCTCCGACCGTGACCCTCGACGGCCGGGATCCGGCGAGCCGCGCGCCCGACCCGGCCGAGGTCGTCGAAGACCGCCACGCCATCGCCGCCATCACGCGCGCTGTCGAGCAGCTTCCACCGTCACTCCGGGAGCCGCTGATGGAGTCGCTGCAGGGCCACCCAATGCGAGTAATCGCTGAGGATCTCGGGTACTCCGAGAGCACCGCTCACCGACGCATCAAGGAAGCCCGCGATCGCCTCAGGGACGAACTCGCCGCGCAAAACCACGACAGCCAGTGGGTCTCCTTCGAGTCGGGGACTGATCCGGTGCTGCGACGCGCCCAGCGGCTCTTCGAGCAGACATTCCCGACATCGTTAGGCGTGGACCCGGGTCGGGGACCCGCTCGTTGA